The Actinomycetes bacterium genomic interval ATTTTTTATACCCTGATATAAGATGTGAAAAACAAGCAAATGAGAAGGCAAAAGGACCATAAAGTAAGCAGGAAAAGAATTTATTTCCTGTTTATTTTGTTTTTACTGGGTTTTTTTATTCTTGCCTATAAACTGGTGGATATACAATATATTAATGCTTCAAAGTACAAGAGTTATGCTGATTACCAGCATACCGATGAATCTATTCTAAGTGCCAAAAGAGGCAAGATACTGGATAGAAACGGGATAGAACTGGCAGTAAGTTTGATTGAAAAAACGGTATATGCCAATCCAAAACGGGTAGCAGATACAGTAACTGAAGCTGCCATTTTATCTGATATTTTGGATTTGGACCAGGAAGAAATTATTCAAAAACTAAGCCAGGATGATCTGGGGTTTGTGTATGTGCAAAGAAAAGTAGGTACAGAGGTTGCCGAGGAGATAGAACAATTGAATTTACCGGGAATCTATATACAGAATGAAGCTAAAAGATTTTATCCCCAGGATACCCTGGGGGCGGCTATAATTGGTTTTACGGGTATTGATAATAACGGTTTATCCGGAATTGAACTTCAATATGAGAAGAATCTCAGGGGCGTGGATGGTAAATTTATTGCCGAGAAAGATGTATTTGGCAATATTATTCCAGGGGACAAGCAAACCTATATAGAACCCATTAACGGAGACGATATTATGCTTACCATTGATTCCCAGATCCAATATTTTGCCGAACAGGAACTTCAAAAAGTAGTAGAAGATTATAGTGCGTTAAGGGGCATGGTAGTTATAATGAATCCGGATAACGGTGAAGTATATGCTATGGCCAATTATCCGGTTTTTGACCCCAATGATTATGAAGACTATGATCCGGAAACCTATAAACTGCTGGGGACCTCTTATACTTATGAGCCCGGCTCTACTTTTAAAATTATAAATATTGCGTCTGCTCTGCAGAATGGGCGCGTGGGAAGTGAGCAGTTATTTAATCTTCCTGCCCAGATACAGGTTGGAGACAGATTTATTAAAGAAATATTCAGGACAGCTCCTATCGATTACAGCACCAAGGATATAATTAAAAATTCCAGTAATGTAGGGGCAGTAAAAGTCGCTCTTGCTATGGGCAGACAGTTGTTCTGGGAAAGCGTGAAAGAATTTGGCTTTGGGCAAAAGACAGGAATCGATTATCCCGGGGAAGAATCAGGGTATATGTATGACTACCGTACCTGGCCGGAATCAACCATAGGGGCCATGGCTATTGGTCAGAGTATTACAGTTACCCCTATACAGCTGCTGAGGGCTGCCAGTGCCATTGCTAATGGTGGTTATCTGGTAACCCCCAACCTGGTGAAAGAAATAAGTAAGAAAGAGGATTTACTGAAAATTGACAATGAAAAAGGTAAGGTAAGAATTCTTGACCAGGATACCTCCAATCGGGTAAAGGACATGATGCTGGCAGTAGTTGAAGGGGGGACGGGGCAAAATGCAGGGGTGGAAGGAGTAAAGGTATGCGGTAAAACCGGTACTGCGGAAAAAGCTAATAAAAATGGAGCAGGTTATGATGAGGGAAGGGTTATAACTTCATTTATAGGGTATGCTCCTTATGAACATCCCCAGGCAGCAATTCTTATAGTAATAGATGAACCCCAGGGAGGAGAAAATGAGATCTGGGGTGGAACGGTTGCAGCACCCCTTTTCAGCAAATTAATGAAGTTTTCTCTACAGAGACTAAGCATGATAAATTAGGGTTTGGATATTTTGATTTTTATGTTAAACCAAATTATTATAAGTTCAGGAACAATATGAAGTTAAAAAAGATACTAGAGGGATTAGATTACCGGCTGCTGAAGGGAAGTTTGGACCAGGATATAAAGGATGTATGTATTAACTCCAAACAGGTTAAAAGCGGAAGCCTGTTTGTGGCAATCCAGGGATTTAAAACCGACGGGCATAATTTTATAGGACAGGCTGCTGATAATGGGGCTGAAGCTGTGGTTTTGCAGAGAAAACCCGCGCAGGATTTACCCCTGTTCCAGGTTTTAGTAAAGGACAGCAGGGCTAGCCTGGCCGGCATAGCTGCTAATTTTTTTAATCACCCCAGCAACAAAATGAAGCTGGTGGGAATAACCGGCACTAATGGCAAAACTACTACCTGTTTTTTAATAAATTCAATATTCAGACAGGCTGGCAAAAATTCATCTATGATAACTACGGTTAAGTCCTTTATAAAGGATAAAGAAATAAAGTTTGACCGAACCACCCCTGATGCCCTGGAGCTCAACCGTTTTTTTGATGATAGTGTAAAGCAGGGGGCAGAAGCAGCGGTTATGGAAGTGTCTTCACATTCCCTGGATTTAAAAAGGGTAAATCATATATGCTTTGAAGGTTTTGTATTTACTAATTTATCCCAGGATCATCTGGATTATCATCACACTATGGATAATTATTTTGAGGCAAAACAAAAATTGTTCAAACCTTTGAATCGAAAACTTTATGGGGGAAAATTTGCGGTTATAAATATTGACGATGATTACGGTCAAAAGTTATATCAGGCAACTGATTTAGAAACCACCGGTTATTCCCTAAACAATGAATCAGCTGAGCTGAAGGCAGAAAATATAGAAAACAGCATAGAAGGCTTAAAGTTTGATTTGTATTATAAAGGTAAGAAGTTTCTGGCCATAAATTCCAGGCTTTCCGGCCGGTTTAATGTTTACAATATTATGGCGGCAGTAGGGGTTGTTAACAATATGGGAATTGACCGCCAAGTTATAAGACAGGGAGTGGAAGCACTGTCAGGGGTGCCGGGAAGGTTTGAGAAGATAGATACAGATATGGATTTTACAGTGATTGTTGATTATGCCCATACACCGGATGGCCTTCAGAATGTATTGTCTACCATCCAGCAATTAAAAAAGAAAAATAGCCGGGTAATAACTATTTTTGGCTGTGGCGGAGACAGGGATCAGAAAAAAAGGAAAATAATGGGTGCTGCTGCCGGTAAGTATTCTGATATAAGCATAATTACCTCCGATAACCCACGGTCCGAGGACCCCATGGCTATAATAGCCATGATAGAAAAAGGTTTTACCGGCAGCAATGATTATTTAGTTATTCCCGACCGGAAAGAAGCGATAGGGGAAGCCCTCCATCTGGCCAAAACCGATGATATAGTCTTAATAGCAGGGAAGGGGCATGAAGATTATCAGGAATTTGCAGATTACCGGATACATTTTAGTGACCAGGAAATAGTAAGAAATATTTTATAGTGGTAATATGGAAAAGATTGAGTTAAACCAGATAATAAAGTGGACTGGATCCAGGAAATTGGCCGGTGGCGGTAGTGAATTCATTGGTTCAATTTCCACTGACAGCCGAAGCGTTGGAGCCGGTGATTTTTTTATCCCCTTAAAAGGCCCTAATTTTGATGGCCATAAATTTATACCGGAAGCCATAAAAAAAGGTGCCACTGGATTCGTTATTGAAAACTCATATGCAGCTGGTATAGATATTGATTCATATGCCCATAAAATAGTACTGTCGGTGAAAGATACCCTGAAGTTTATGCAGGATGTGGCCTACCATTATATCAGGATGATCAATCCTGTGGTTATAGGTATTACCGGCAGTGCAGGAAAAACTACTACCAAGGATATGCTGGCAAGCATTCTGGGTGAGAGCCATGATATAGGATTTACTCCTAAAAACTATAATAATGAAATAGGTGTGCCTAAAGCTATTTTGAATTTAGGGCAGCATACCGATTTTTTCATAGCGGAAATTGCCATGAGAAAAAAGGGTCAGATAAAACAGCTGTCCCGGCTCATAGGGCCGGATATCGGGATTATTACCTCTGTTGGCGAGTCTCATTTGCAATTCTTTGAAAGTGTAGAGGAAATTGCCAGAACCAAGGCAGAAATTGCTTCTGAGCTATCCGGCAATAAGGGGGTACTGTTCTTAAATCACGATAATCCATGGACTGGCCTGATTAAAGATATATGCGGCTGTAGAACTAAACAATTCGGCCGCAACCATGACCTGGATTATAATTTTAAGAATGAGAGCATGGATAGCGGAGGTTGCTTTGGTTTTGATTTCTGCAACCGGAAAAACAGGCTGGCTACAGTACACTTAACCATTGCCGGCTACCATAATATTTATAATGCTTGTGCAGCGGCGGGAGTAAGCCATTATCTCCAGGTTTCTGTAGAGGATATCCGGAAGGGCCTGGCTGCAGCTGTAATTGAGAAAGACAGGATGCAGGTTTTAAAAAAGGGCAGCATTACTGTTATAGATGACTGCTATAACGCAAATCCCCTGTCGGTTGCCTGTGCCCTGGAGAGTTTAAGGCAAATTGCTGATATGAAGAAGGCAAGATCAGTAGCCGTACTTGCGGAAATGCTTGAGCTTGGCCCGGATTCAGACCAACTTCATTATGAAATGGGCAAAAAAATTGCGGAAAACAATATTGACCTGCTTATAACTTTTGGTAAGATAGCCAGAAACATCAACCAGGGTTACGGGAAGGACAGTTATTATTTTGAAAATAAGCAGGATTGCCTGGAGGCCATAAGAGGCTTGATTAAAGCTGGTGATGTGGTTTTAATTAAAGGCTCCCGGGCAAACCGGATGGAAGATATCATAGACAAAATTTAGATGGGAACATAGATGAACTGGATTTTTTTATCAATAATAATTGGCGGGCTTATATCGCTGGTGGCAACACCGGTATTCATAAAGTTTCAAAAAAGCAAACAGATTGGTGAAAGTATAAGGGTTGATGGCCCTAAAACCCATTCGGCAAAGGTTGGCACTCCCACCATGGGAGGGATGGTATTTGTGTTGTCTTCTCTTATCGCTTTTGCTGCAGCCAGCCTTATAAAGTATTTCAGGTACCAGGAGTTCAGTTATGAAGGTATCTTTGTGTTTTCAGTATTTATAATGTGTTCACTGATAGGTTTTATTGATGATTATATTTCTCTGAAAAAAAAGAGATCACTGGGCTTGCGGGGCTGGGTTAAGATATTTTTGCTGGTCCTGGTCTGCCTCTATTTTGTGATTGTCGGGATATGGGTACTGAACTTGGACACTACTATTGGTCTGCCTTCGACCTCTATAGTATGGGATATGGGAAACTGGTACTATGTCCTGGTGGTAATTATCATAATAAGTGCTACCAATGCAGTAAATTTAACCGATGGCCTGGACGGACTGGCTGCAGGAACTTCTTCTATTGTGTTAGGTATGTTTTTATTTATAGCTTTTCTGGAATGGTCCATCTTTGATATAAGTTACGGAATCGATATTGCGGTCATTTGCGGGGGCACTATTGCTGCCTGTATCGGGTTTTTATGGTGGAATACTGCGCCGGCAGAGATATTTATGGGTGATACTGGTTCCTTTGGGCTGGGAGGGTTGATAGCTGCTGTGGCTATTATCTTAAAACAGGAATTATTGCTGCTGGTTATAGGAGGAATTTTTGTAATAGAAACCCTTTCGGTAATTATACAGGTGCTCTGGTTTAAAATGTTTAAAAAGAGGGTATTCAAAATGGCTCCCATACACCATCATTTTGAGGTAATGGGCTGGCCGGAAATAAAGGTGATCATAAGGTTCTGGATAGTGGGAGCTCTGCTAGCAGGGCTGGGATTCTTTATGTATTATGTAAAATTTATAGACTAGCAGGCATTTATGTTTTTAGAAGGCAAAAATTTGCTGGTGTTGGGCCTGGGTAAAACCGGCCTTGCGGTAATAGATAGAATGCACAAGTTGGCAGATACCATAATTGCTGTTGATGACAATCCCATGGCTGAAACTGGAAACATAAAAGAGAAGGGTATAAGGATTGTGCTGGGCAATGATGCAA includes:
- a CDS encoding penicillin-binding protein 2, with product MKNKQMRRQKDHKVSRKRIYFLFILFLLGFFILAYKLVDIQYINASKYKSYADYQHTDESILSAKRGKILDRNGIELAVSLIEKTVYANPKRVADTVTEAAILSDILDLDQEEIIQKLSQDDLGFVYVQRKVGTEVAEEIEQLNLPGIYIQNEAKRFYPQDTLGAAIIGFTGIDNNGLSGIELQYEKNLRGVDGKFIAEKDVFGNIIPGDKQTYIEPINGDDIMLTIDSQIQYFAEQELQKVVEDYSALRGMVVIMNPDNGEVYAMANYPVFDPNDYEDYDPETYKLLGTSYTYEPGSTFKIINIASALQNGRVGSEQLFNLPAQIQVGDRFIKEIFRTAPIDYSTKDIIKNSSNVGAVKVALAMGRQLFWESVKEFGFGQKTGIDYPGEESGYMYDYRTWPESTIGAMAIGQSITVTPIQLLRAASAIANGGYLVTPNLVKEISKKEDLLKIDNEKGKVRILDQDTSNRVKDMMLAVVEGGTGQNAGVEGVKVCGKTGTAEKANKNGAGYDEGRVITSFIGYAPYEHPQAAILIVIDEPQGGENEIWGGTVAAPLFSKLMKFSLQRLSMIN
- a CDS encoding UDP-N-acetylmuramoyl-L-alanyl-D-glutamate--2,6-diaminopimelate ligase, yielding MKLKKILEGLDYRLLKGSLDQDIKDVCINSKQVKSGSLFVAIQGFKTDGHNFIGQAADNGAEAVVLQRKPAQDLPLFQVLVKDSRASLAGIAANFFNHPSNKMKLVGITGTNGKTTTCFLINSIFRQAGKNSSMITTVKSFIKDKEIKFDRTTPDALELNRFFDDSVKQGAEAAVMEVSSHSLDLKRVNHICFEGFVFTNLSQDHLDYHHTMDNYFEAKQKLFKPLNRKLYGGKFAVINIDDDYGQKLYQATDLETTGYSLNNESAELKAENIENSIEGLKFDLYYKGKKFLAINSRLSGRFNVYNIMAAVGVVNNMGIDRQVIRQGVEALSGVPGRFEKIDTDMDFTVIVDYAHTPDGLQNVLSTIQQLKKKNSRVITIFGCGGDRDQKKRKIMGAAAGKYSDISIITSDNPRSEDPMAIIAMIEKGFTGSNDYLVIPDRKEAIGEALHLAKTDDIVLIAGKGHEDYQEFADYRIHFSDQEIVRNIL
- a CDS encoding UDP-N-acetylmuramoyl-tripeptide--D-alanyl-D-alanine ligase, with translation MEKIELNQIIKWTGSRKLAGGGSEFIGSISTDSRSVGAGDFFIPLKGPNFDGHKFIPEAIKKGATGFVIENSYAAGIDIDSYAHKIVLSVKDTLKFMQDVAYHYIRMINPVVIGITGSAGKTTTKDMLASILGESHDIGFTPKNYNNEIGVPKAILNLGQHTDFFIAEIAMRKKGQIKQLSRLIGPDIGIITSVGESHLQFFESVEEIARTKAEIASELSGNKGVLFLNHDNPWTGLIKDICGCRTKQFGRNHDLDYNFKNESMDSGGCFGFDFCNRKNRLATVHLTIAGYHNIYNACAAAGVSHYLQVSVEDIRKGLAAAVIEKDRMQVLKKGSITVIDDCYNANPLSVACALESLRQIADMKKARSVAVLAEMLELGPDSDQLHYEMGKKIAENNIDLLITFGKIARNINQGYGKDSYYFENKQDCLEAIRGLIKAGDVVLIKGSRANRMEDIIDKI
- the mraY gene encoding phospho-N-acetylmuramoyl-pentapeptide-transferase, encoding MNWIFLSIIIGGLISLVATPVFIKFQKSKQIGESIRVDGPKTHSAKVGTPTMGGMVFVLSSLIAFAAASLIKYFRYQEFSYEGIFVFSVFIMCSLIGFIDDYISLKKKRSLGLRGWVKIFLLVLVCLYFVIVGIWVLNLDTTIGLPSTSIVWDMGNWYYVLVVIIIISATNAVNLTDGLDGLAAGTSSIVLGMFLFIAFLEWSIFDISYGIDIAVICGGTIAACIGFLWWNTAPAEIFMGDTGSFGLGGLIAAVAIILKQELLLLVIGGIFVIETLSVIIQVLWFKMFKKRVFKMAPIHHHFEVMGWPEIKVIIRFWIVGALLAGLGFFMYYVKFID